A part of Miscanthus floridulus cultivar M001 chromosome 6, ASM1932011v1, whole genome shotgun sequence genomic DNA contains:
- the LOC136456782 gene encoding interactor of constitutive active ROPs 2, chloroplastic-like isoform X3 encodes MLSLNKMHFLKLYSSSNSSRNGSLEHPTRTSSQGSNKAGRTARMAESPTGLSPKVDRRTAVSAEREKRRPPTTKLSELEPQLSQLQDELKKAKEQLHSSELFRKRALQEADDAKAQAAAASAQARDSEAQLAELSSAEEARLLELRRLSQERDRSWQSELEAMQKQHAADSTALAAAMGEVHRLRVQLAAAARADRRQDVVEALATIDELRVKLKASEEAEAQARAMHKECKQQLEASRATIDSLLTDGSKLMDSFSLVVKELEESRAKVKALEDEIAETSSKAASDRCNCSGLESEAAELRAELEAAEARYQEEKILSTVETQCAYELMDQIKTESDLRHGKLAAALEGAKSEVIFLKASLFDKESELRSALDANKKLQVETRTDSSADGLKKQLQGALHENGQLKQELRQYESEKGSATLRTAEAAKKVEMETELRRLRVQAEQWRKAAETAMALLTVGKGGNGKVVERSELWEGGKYAGLCEELDDDAAARKNGNVLRKISGMWKK; translated from the exons ATGCTGTCCTTGAACAAAATGCATTTTCTCAAGTTATATTCCAGCAGCAACAGCTCCAG GAATGGCTCCTTGGAACACCCCACCCGGACGTCCTCCCAGGGGAGCAACAAGGCCGGGCGGACGGCGAGGATGGCGGAGTCGCCCACCGGCCTCAGCCCCAAGGTCGACCGCCGCACGGCGGTGAGCGCCGAGAGAGAG AAAAGGAGGCCACCGACGACGAAGCTGTCAGAGCTGGAGCCCCAGCTGTCGCAGCTGCAAGACGAGCTCAAGAAGGCCAAGGAGCAGCTCCATTCCTCCGAGCTCTTCAGGAAGCGGGCCCTGCAGGAGGCCGACGACGCCAAGGCGCAGGCCGCCGCGGCGTCCGCGCAGGCGCGCGACTCCGAGGCGCAGCTCGCCGAGCTCTCGTCGGCCGAGGAGGCGCGCCTCCTGGAGCTGCGTCGCCTGTCTCAGGAGCGCGACCGCTCGTGGCAGTCGGAGCTGGAGGCCATGCAGAAGCAGCACGCCGCGGACTCGACCGCGCTGGCGGCGGCGATGGGCGAGGTGCACCGCCTCCGCGTCCAGCTCGCCGCCGCGGCGCGCGCCGACCGCCGGCAGGACGTGGTGGAGGCGCTGGCCACCATCGACGAGCTCAGGGTGAAGCTCAAGGCGAGCGAGGAGGCCGAGGCGCAGGCGCGCGCCATGCACAAGGAGTGCAAGCAGCAGCTGGAGGCGAGCCGGGCCACCATCGATTCGCTGCTCACCGACGGGTCCAAGCTGATGGACTCGTTCAGCCTCGTGGTGAAGGAGCTCGAGGAGTCGCGTGCCAAGGTCAAGGCTCTCGAGGACGAGATCGCGGAGACGTCGTCGAAGGCCGCAAGCGACCGCTGCAACTGCTCGGGCTTGGAGTCGGAGGCCGCCGAGCTGAGGGCGGAGCTGGAGGCCGCGGAGGCCAGGTACCAAGAAGAGAAGATCCTTAGCACCGTCGAGACGCAGTGCGCGTACGAGCTCATGGACCAGATAAAGACAGAGTCCGACCTGCGGCACGGCAAGCTCGCGGCGGCGCTCGAGGGCGCTAAGTCCGAGGTCATCTTCCTCAAGGCGAGCCTGTTCGACAAGGAATCCGAGCTACGGAGCGCGCTGGACGCGAACAAGAAGCTACAAGTGGAGACGAGAACAGACAGCTCGGCCGACgggctgaagaagcagctgcagGGCGCGCTGCACGAGAACGGGCAGCTGAAGCAGGAGCTGCGTCAGTACGAGTCGGAGAAGGGCTCCGCAACCTTGAGGACggcggaggcggcgaagaaggtcGAGATGGAAACCGAGCTGCGTCGCCTGCGGGTGCAGGCCGAACAGTGGCGGAAGGCCGCGGAGACAGCCATGGCGCTGCTGACGGTTGGCAAGGGCGGGAACGGCAAGGTCGTGGAGCGGAGCGAGTTGTGGGAGGGCGGCAAGTACGCGGGCCTCTGCGAGGAATTGGACGACGACGCGGCCGCCAGGAAGAACGGCAACGTACTCAGGAAGATCAGCGGCATGTGGAAGAAATGA
- the LOC136456782 gene encoding interactor of constitutive active ROPs 2, chloroplastic-like isoform X2, whose translation MKAKQRRGGDGRHLRRRRRAASPGWVRNGSLEHPTRTSSQGSNKAGRTARMAESPTGLSPKVDRRTAVSAEREKRRPPTTKLSELEPQLSQLQDELKKAKEQLHSSELFRKRALQEADDAKAQAAAASAQARDSEAQLAELSSAEEARLLELRRLSQERDRSWQSELEAMQKQHAADSTALAAAMGEVHRLRVQLAAAARADRRQDVVEALATIDELRVKLKASEEAEAQARAMHKECKQQLEASRATIDSLLTDGSKLMDSFSLVVKELEESRAKVKALEDEIAETSSKAASDRCNCSGLESEAAELRAELEAAEARYQEEKILSTVETQCAYELMDQIKTESDLRHGKLAAALEGAKSEVIFLKASLFDKESELRSALDANKKLQVETRTDSSADGLKKQLQGALHENGQLKQELRQYESEKGSATLRTAEAAKKVEMETELRRLRVQAEQWRKAAETAMALLTVGKGGNGKVVERSELWEGGKYAGLCEELDDDAAARKNGNVLRKISGMWKK comes from the exons ATGAAGGCCAAGCAACGGAGAGGAGGAGACGGAAGAcatcttcgtcgtcgtcgtcgtgcagCAAGTCCTGGATGGGTGAG GAATGGCTCCTTGGAACACCCCACCCGGACGTCCTCCCAGGGGAGCAACAAGGCCGGGCGGACGGCGAGGATGGCGGAGTCGCCCACCGGCCTCAGCCCCAAGGTCGACCGCCGCACGGCGGTGAGCGCCGAGAGAGAG AAAAGGAGGCCACCGACGACGAAGCTGTCAGAGCTGGAGCCCCAGCTGTCGCAGCTGCAAGACGAGCTCAAGAAGGCCAAGGAGCAGCTCCATTCCTCCGAGCTCTTCAGGAAGCGGGCCCTGCAGGAGGCCGACGACGCCAAGGCGCAGGCCGCCGCGGCGTCCGCGCAGGCGCGCGACTCCGAGGCGCAGCTCGCCGAGCTCTCGTCGGCCGAGGAGGCGCGCCTCCTGGAGCTGCGTCGCCTGTCTCAGGAGCGCGACCGCTCGTGGCAGTCGGAGCTGGAGGCCATGCAGAAGCAGCACGCCGCGGACTCGACCGCGCTGGCGGCGGCGATGGGCGAGGTGCACCGCCTCCGCGTCCAGCTCGCCGCCGCGGCGCGCGCCGACCGCCGGCAGGACGTGGTGGAGGCGCTGGCCACCATCGACGAGCTCAGGGTGAAGCTCAAGGCGAGCGAGGAGGCCGAGGCGCAGGCGCGCGCCATGCACAAGGAGTGCAAGCAGCAGCTGGAGGCGAGCCGGGCCACCATCGATTCGCTGCTCACCGACGGGTCCAAGCTGATGGACTCGTTCAGCCTCGTGGTGAAGGAGCTCGAGGAGTCGCGTGCCAAGGTCAAGGCTCTCGAGGACGAGATCGCGGAGACGTCGTCGAAGGCCGCAAGCGACCGCTGCAACTGCTCGGGCTTGGAGTCGGAGGCCGCCGAGCTGAGGGCGGAGCTGGAGGCCGCGGAGGCCAGGTACCAAGAAGAGAAGATCCTTAGCACCGTCGAGACGCAGTGCGCGTACGAGCTCATGGACCAGATAAAGACAGAGTCCGACCTGCGGCACGGCAAGCTCGCGGCGGCGCTCGAGGGCGCTAAGTCCGAGGTCATCTTCCTCAAGGCGAGCCTGTTCGACAAGGAATCCGAGCTACGGAGCGCGCTGGACGCGAACAAGAAGCTACAAGTGGAGACGAGAACAGACAGCTCGGCCGACgggctgaagaagcagctgcagGGCGCGCTGCACGAGAACGGGCAGCTGAAGCAGGAGCTGCGTCAGTACGAGTCGGAGAAGGGCTCCGCAACCTTGAGGACggcggaggcggcgaagaaggtcGAGATGGAAACCGAGCTGCGTCGCCTGCGGGTGCAGGCCGAACAGTGGCGGAAGGCCGCGGAGACAGCCATGGCGCTGCTGACGGTTGGCAAGGGCGGGAACGGCAAGGTCGTGGAGCGGAGCGAGTTGTGGGAGGGCGGCAAGTACGCGGGCCTCTGCGAGGAATTGGACGACGACGCGGCCGCCAGGAAGAACGGCAACGTACTCAGGAAGATCAGCGGCATGTGGAAGAAATGA
- the LOC136456782 gene encoding interactor of constitutive active ROPs 5-like isoform X1, whose translation MSEPNGNIRHQRALKQLLAKIFAENHQVQRRCSLVSTTPSPSGNGSADSESEHEMKAKQRRGGDGRHLRRRRRAASPGWVRNGSLEHPTRTSSQGSNKAGRTARMAESPTGLSPKVDRRTAVSAEREKRRPPTTKLSELEPQLSQLQDELKKAKEQLHSSELFRKRALQEADDAKAQAAAASAQARDSEAQLAELSSAEEARLLELRRLSQERDRSWQSELEAMQKQHAADSTALAAAMGEVHRLRVQLAAAARADRRQDVVEALATIDELRVKLKASEEAEAQARAMHKECKQQLEASRATIDSLLTDGSKLMDSFSLVVKELEESRAKVKALEDEIAETSSKAASDRCNCSGLESEAAELRAELEAAEARYQEEKILSTVETQCAYELMDQIKTESDLRHGKLAAALEGAKSEVIFLKASLFDKESELRSALDANKKLQVETRTDSSADGLKKQLQGALHENGQLKQELRQYESEKGSATLRTAEAAKKVEMETELRRLRVQAEQWRKAAETAMALLTVGKGGNGKVVERSELWEGGKYAGLCEELDDDAAARKNGNVLRKISGMWKK comes from the exons ATGTCCGAGCCCAACGGCAACATCAGGCATCAGCGGGCGTTGAAACAACTCCTGGCAAAAATATTTGCCGAAAATCATCAG GTGCAGCGCAGATGCAGTCTAGTATCCACAACTCCGTCCCCTTCGGGCAATGGCTCCGCGGACTCGGAGTCGGAGCATGAGATGAAGGCCAAGCAACGGAGAGGAGGAGACGGAAGAcatcttcgtcgtcgtcgtcgtgcagCAAGTCCTGGATGGGTGAG GAATGGCTCCTTGGAACACCCCACCCGGACGTCCTCCCAGGGGAGCAACAAGGCCGGGCGGACGGCGAGGATGGCGGAGTCGCCCACCGGCCTCAGCCCCAAGGTCGACCGCCGCACGGCGGTGAGCGCCGAGAGAGAG AAAAGGAGGCCACCGACGACGAAGCTGTCAGAGCTGGAGCCCCAGCTGTCGCAGCTGCAAGACGAGCTCAAGAAGGCCAAGGAGCAGCTCCATTCCTCCGAGCTCTTCAGGAAGCGGGCCCTGCAGGAGGCCGACGACGCCAAGGCGCAGGCCGCCGCGGCGTCCGCGCAGGCGCGCGACTCCGAGGCGCAGCTCGCCGAGCTCTCGTCGGCCGAGGAGGCGCGCCTCCTGGAGCTGCGTCGCCTGTCTCAGGAGCGCGACCGCTCGTGGCAGTCGGAGCTGGAGGCCATGCAGAAGCAGCACGCCGCGGACTCGACCGCGCTGGCGGCGGCGATGGGCGAGGTGCACCGCCTCCGCGTCCAGCTCGCCGCCGCGGCGCGCGCCGACCGCCGGCAGGACGTGGTGGAGGCGCTGGCCACCATCGACGAGCTCAGGGTGAAGCTCAAGGCGAGCGAGGAGGCCGAGGCGCAGGCGCGCGCCATGCACAAGGAGTGCAAGCAGCAGCTGGAGGCGAGCCGGGCCACCATCGATTCGCTGCTCACCGACGGGTCCAAGCTGATGGACTCGTTCAGCCTCGTGGTGAAGGAGCTCGAGGAGTCGCGTGCCAAGGTCAAGGCTCTCGAGGACGAGATCGCGGAGACGTCGTCGAAGGCCGCAAGCGACCGCTGCAACTGCTCGGGCTTGGAGTCGGAGGCCGCCGAGCTGAGGGCGGAGCTGGAGGCCGCGGAGGCCAGGTACCAAGAAGAGAAGATCCTTAGCACCGTCGAGACGCAGTGCGCGTACGAGCTCATGGACCAGATAAAGACAGAGTCCGACCTGCGGCACGGCAAGCTCGCGGCGGCGCTCGAGGGCGCTAAGTCCGAGGTCATCTTCCTCAAGGCGAGCCTGTTCGACAAGGAATCCGAGCTACGGAGCGCGCTGGACGCGAACAAGAAGCTACAAGTGGAGACGAGAACAGACAGCTCGGCCGACgggctgaagaagcagctgcagGGCGCGCTGCACGAGAACGGGCAGCTGAAGCAGGAGCTGCGTCAGTACGAGTCGGAGAAGGGCTCCGCAACCTTGAGGACggcggaggcggcgaagaaggtcGAGATGGAAACCGAGCTGCGTCGCCTGCGGGTGCAGGCCGAACAGTGGCGGAAGGCCGCGGAGACAGCCATGGCGCTGCTGACGGTTGGCAAGGGCGGGAACGGCAAGGTCGTGGAGCGGAGCGAGTTGTGGGAGGGCGGCAAGTACGCGGGCCTCTGCGAGGAATTGGACGACGACGCGGCCGCCAGGAAGAACGGCAACGTACTCAGGAAGATCAGCGGCATGTGGAAGAAATGA
- the LOC136456782 gene encoding interactor of constitutive active ROPs 2, chloroplastic-like isoform X4: MQTAGKTRNGSLEHPTRTSSQGSNKAGRTARMAESPTGLSPKVDRRTAVSAEREKRRPPTTKLSELEPQLSQLQDELKKAKEQLHSSELFRKRALQEADDAKAQAAAASAQARDSEAQLAELSSAEEARLLELRRLSQERDRSWQSELEAMQKQHAADSTALAAAMGEVHRLRVQLAAAARADRRQDVVEALATIDELRVKLKASEEAEAQARAMHKECKQQLEASRATIDSLLTDGSKLMDSFSLVVKELEESRAKVKALEDEIAETSSKAASDRCNCSGLESEAAELRAELEAAEARYQEEKILSTVETQCAYELMDQIKTESDLRHGKLAAALEGAKSEVIFLKASLFDKESELRSALDANKKLQVETRTDSSADGLKKQLQGALHENGQLKQELRQYESEKGSATLRTAEAAKKVEMETELRRLRVQAEQWRKAAETAMALLTVGKGGNGKVVERSELWEGGKYAGLCEELDDDAAARKNGNVLRKISGMWKK, encoded by the exons ATGCAGACAGCGGGCAAGACAAG GAATGGCTCCTTGGAACACCCCACCCGGACGTCCTCCCAGGGGAGCAACAAGGCCGGGCGGACGGCGAGGATGGCGGAGTCGCCCACCGGCCTCAGCCCCAAGGTCGACCGCCGCACGGCGGTGAGCGCCGAGAGAGAG AAAAGGAGGCCACCGACGACGAAGCTGTCAGAGCTGGAGCCCCAGCTGTCGCAGCTGCAAGACGAGCTCAAGAAGGCCAAGGAGCAGCTCCATTCCTCCGAGCTCTTCAGGAAGCGGGCCCTGCAGGAGGCCGACGACGCCAAGGCGCAGGCCGCCGCGGCGTCCGCGCAGGCGCGCGACTCCGAGGCGCAGCTCGCCGAGCTCTCGTCGGCCGAGGAGGCGCGCCTCCTGGAGCTGCGTCGCCTGTCTCAGGAGCGCGACCGCTCGTGGCAGTCGGAGCTGGAGGCCATGCAGAAGCAGCACGCCGCGGACTCGACCGCGCTGGCGGCGGCGATGGGCGAGGTGCACCGCCTCCGCGTCCAGCTCGCCGCCGCGGCGCGCGCCGACCGCCGGCAGGACGTGGTGGAGGCGCTGGCCACCATCGACGAGCTCAGGGTGAAGCTCAAGGCGAGCGAGGAGGCCGAGGCGCAGGCGCGCGCCATGCACAAGGAGTGCAAGCAGCAGCTGGAGGCGAGCCGGGCCACCATCGATTCGCTGCTCACCGACGGGTCCAAGCTGATGGACTCGTTCAGCCTCGTGGTGAAGGAGCTCGAGGAGTCGCGTGCCAAGGTCAAGGCTCTCGAGGACGAGATCGCGGAGACGTCGTCGAAGGCCGCAAGCGACCGCTGCAACTGCTCGGGCTTGGAGTCGGAGGCCGCCGAGCTGAGGGCGGAGCTGGAGGCCGCGGAGGCCAGGTACCAAGAAGAGAAGATCCTTAGCACCGTCGAGACGCAGTGCGCGTACGAGCTCATGGACCAGATAAAGACAGAGTCCGACCTGCGGCACGGCAAGCTCGCGGCGGCGCTCGAGGGCGCTAAGTCCGAGGTCATCTTCCTCAAGGCGAGCCTGTTCGACAAGGAATCCGAGCTACGGAGCGCGCTGGACGCGAACAAGAAGCTACAAGTGGAGACGAGAACAGACAGCTCGGCCGACgggctgaagaagcagctgcagGGCGCGCTGCACGAGAACGGGCAGCTGAAGCAGGAGCTGCGTCAGTACGAGTCGGAGAAGGGCTCCGCAACCTTGAGGACggcggaggcggcgaagaaggtcGAGATGGAAACCGAGCTGCGTCGCCTGCGGGTGCAGGCCGAACAGTGGCGGAAGGCCGCGGAGACAGCCATGGCGCTGCTGACGGTTGGCAAGGGCGGGAACGGCAAGGTCGTGGAGCGGAGCGAGTTGTGGGAGGGCGGCAAGTACGCGGGCCTCTGCGAGGAATTGGACGACGACGCGGCCGCCAGGAAGAACGGCAACGTACTCAGGAAGATCAGCGGCATGTGGAAGAAATGA